In Bos indicus isolate NIAB-ARS_2022 breed Sahiwal x Tharparkar chromosome 19, NIAB-ARS_B.indTharparkar_mat_pri_1.0, whole genome shotgun sequence, the following proteins share a genomic window:
- the WFIKKN2 gene encoding WAP, Kazal, immunoglobulin, Kunitz and NTR domain-containing protein 2 isoform X1: MWALRGCRSWSRWGQGAALLLLLLGVPPRGLALPPLRYSHAGICPNDMNPNLWVDAQSTCKRECETDQECETYEKCCPNVCGTKSCVAARYMDVKGKKGPVGMPKEATCDHFMCLQQGSECDIWDGQPVCKCRDRCEKEPSFTCASDGLTYYNRCYMDAEACSKGITLAVVTCRYHFTWPNTSPSPPETTVHPTTAPPETPGLDATAPALLNHPAHQSVTVGETVSFLCDVVGRPRPEITWEKQLEDRENVVMRPNHVRGNVVVTNIAQLVIYNAQPQDAGIYTCTARNAAGVLRADFPLSVVSGGQASATAESSPNGTAFPAAECLKPPDSDDCGEEQTRWYFDAQANNCLTFTFGHCHRNRNHFETYEACMLACMSGSLAMCSLPALQGPCKAYVPRWAYNSQTGQCQSFVYGGCEGNGNNFESREDCEESCPFPRGNQRCRACKPRQKLVTSFCRSDFVILGRISELTEEPDSGRALVTVDEVLKDEKMGLKFLGQEPLEVTLLHMDWTCPCPNVTVGEAPLIIMGEVDGGMAVLRPDSFVGASSTRRARKLREVMHKKTCDVLKDFPGLQ; encoded by the exons ATGTGGGCCCTGCGGGGCTGCCGTTCCTGGTCccgctgggggcagggggcagccctgctgttgctgctgcttggGGTGCCCCCTCGAGGCCTGGCCCTGCCACCCCTCCGATACTCTCACGCCGGCATCTGTCCCAACGACATGAACCCCAACCTCTGGGTGGATGCCCAGAGCACCTGCAAGCGGGAGTGTGAGACGGACCAG GAGTGTGAGACCTATGAGAAGTGCTGCCCCAACGTGTGTGGGACCAAGAGCTGCGTGGCGGCCCGCTACATGGATGTGAAGGGGAAGAAGGGCCCCGTGGGCATGCCCAAGGAGGCCACGTGCGACCACTTCATGTGTCTGCAGCAGGGCTCTGAATGTGACATCTGGGATGGCCAGCCAGTGTGCAAATGCAGAGATCGCTGTGAGAAGGAGCCCAGCTTTACCTGCGCCTCGGATGGCCTCACCTACTATAACCGCTGCTACATGGACGCTGAAGCCTGCTCCAAGGGCATCACGCTGGCTGTCGTCACCTGCCGCTATCACTTCACCTGGCCCAACACCAGCCCCTCACCCCCCGAGACCACTGTGCATCCCACCACGGCTCCTCCAGAGACCCCTGGGCTGGACGCCACGGCCCCAGCTCTGCTCAACCACCCTGCGCACCAGTCAGTCACTGTGGGTGAGACGGTGAGCTTTCTCTGTGATGTGGTGGGCCGACCCCGGCCTGAGATCACCTGGGAGAAACAGCTGGAGGACCGGGAGAACGTGGTCATGAGACCCAACCATGTGCGCGGCAACGTGGTGGTCACCAACATCGCCCAGCTGGTCATCTACAACGCCCAGCCCCAGGATGCTGGCATCTACACCTGCACAGCCCGCAACGCTGCTGGCGTCCTGCGCGCTGACTTCCCACTGTCGGTGGTCAGTGGGGGTCAGGCTTCAGCCACCGCAGAGAGTAGCCCCAACGGCACAGCCTTCCCCGCAGCTGAGTGCCTGAAACCCCCTGACAGCGACGATTGCGGTGAGGAGCAGACCCGCTGGTACTTCGACGCCCAAGCCAACAACTGCCTGACCTTCACCTTCGGCCATTGCCACCGCAACCGCAACCACTTTGAGACCTATGAGGCCTGCATGCTGGCCTGCATGAGTGGGTCGTTGGCCATGTGCAGCCTGCCTGCCTTGCAGGGGCCCTGCAAGGCCTATGTGCCCCGCTGGGCCTACAACAGCCAGACAGGCCAGTGCCAGTCCTTTGTCTATGGCGGCTGCGAGGGCAACGGCAACAACTTTGAGAGCCGCGAGGACTGCGAGGAGTCCTGCCCGTTCCCTCGGGGGAACCAGCGCTGCCGGGCCTGCAAGCCAAGGCAGAAGCTTGTCACCAGCTTCTGTCGGAGTGACTTTGTTATCTTGGGCCGAATCTCCGAGCTGACCGAGGAGCCCGATTCAGGCCGTGCCCTGGTGACTGTGGACGAGGTCCTAAAGGATGAGAAGATGGGCCTCAAGTTCCTGGGCCAGGAGCCGTTGGAGGTCACTCTGCTCCACATGGACTGGACCTGCCCCTGCCCCAACGTGACAGTGGGCGAGGCGCCGCTCATCATCATGGGCGAGGTGGACGGCGGCATGGCCGTGCTGCGGCCCGACAGCTTTGTGGGAGCCTCGAGCACCCGGCGGGCTCGGAAGCTGCGTGAGGTCATGCACAAGAAAACCTGCGATGTCCTCAAGGACTTCCCAGGCTTGCAGTGA
- the TOB1 gene encoding protein Tob1, which translates to MQLEIQVALNFIISYLYNKLPRRRVNIFGEELERLLKKKYEGHWYPEKPYKGSGFRCIHVGEKVDPVIEQASKESGLDIDDVRGNLPQDLSVWIDPFEVSYQIGEKGPVKVLYVDDNNENGCELDKEIKNSFNPEAQVFMPVSDPASSVSSSPSPPFGHSAAVSPTFMPRSTQPLTFTTATFAATKFGSTKMKNSGRSNKVARTSPINLGLNVNDLLKQKAISSSMHSLYGLGLGNQQQPQQQQQPSQPPPPPQQQQQQKTSALSPNAKEFIFPNMQGQGSTNGMFPGDSPLNLSPLQYSNAFDVFAAYGGLNEKSFVDGLNFSLNNMQYSNQQFQPVMAN; encoded by the coding sequence ATGCAGCTTGAAATCCAAGTAGcactaaattttattatttcatatctgTATAATAAGCTTCCCAGAAGACGTGTCAACATTTTTGGTGAAGAGCTTGAAAGACTTCTTAAGAAGAAATATGAAGGGCACTGGTATCCTGAAAAGCCATACAAAGGATCAGGGTTTAGATGTATACACGTAGGGGAGAAAGTGGACCCAGTGATTGAACAAGCATCCAAAGAGAGCGGTTTGGACATTGATGATGTGCGTGGCAATCTGCCACAGGATCTTAGTGTTTGGATCGACCCGTTTGAGGTTTCCTACCAAATTGGTGAAAAGGGACCAGTGAAGGTGCTTTATGTGgatgataataatgaaaatggaTGCGAGTTGGATAAGGAGATCAAAAACAGCTTTAACCCAGAGGCCCAGGTTTTTATGCCCGTAAGTGACCCAGCCTCATCAGTGTCCAGCTCTCCATCGCCTCCCTTTGGTCACTCTGCTGCCGTAAGCCCTACCTTCATGCCCCGGTCCACTCAGCCTTTAACCTTCACCACTGCCACTTTCGCTGCCACCAAGTTTGGCTCTACCAAAATGAAGAATAGTGGCCGCAGCAACAAGGTTGCACGTACTTCTCCTATTAACCTCGGCTTGAATGTGAATGACCTCTTGAAGCAGAAAGCCATCTCTTCCTCAATGCACTCTCTGTATGGGCTTGGCCTGGGTAaccagcagcagccgcagcaacagcagcagccatctcagccaccaccaccgccgcagcagcagcaacagcagaaaacCTCTGCTCTTTCTCCTAATGCCaaggaatttatttttcctaatatgCAGGGTCAAGGTAGTACCAATGGAATGTTCCCAGGTGACAGCCCCCTTAACCTCAGTCCTCTCCAGTACAGTAATGCCTTTGATGTATTTGCGGCCTATGGAGGCCTCAACGAGAAGTCTTTTGTAGATGGCTTGAATTTTAGCTTAAATAACATGCAGTATTCTAACCAGCAATTCCAGCCTGTTATGgctaactaa
- the WFIKKN2 gene encoding WAP, Kazal, immunoglobulin, Kunitz and NTR domain-containing protein 2 isoform X2, whose protein sequence is MDVKGKKGPVGMPKEATCDHFMCLQQGSECDIWDGQPVCKCRDRCEKEPSFTCASDGLTYYNRCYMDAEACSKGITLAVVTCRYHFTWPNTSPSPPETTVHPTTAPPETPGLDATAPALLNHPAHQSVTVGETVSFLCDVVGRPRPEITWEKQLEDRENVVMRPNHVRGNVVVTNIAQLVIYNAQPQDAGIYTCTARNAAGVLRADFPLSVVSGGQASATAESSPNGTAFPAAECLKPPDSDDCGEEQTRWYFDAQANNCLTFTFGHCHRNRNHFETYEACMLACMSGSLAMCSLPALQGPCKAYVPRWAYNSQTGQCQSFVYGGCEGNGNNFESREDCEESCPFPRGNQRCRACKPRQKLVTSFCRSDFVILGRISELTEEPDSGRALVTVDEVLKDEKMGLKFLGQEPLEVTLLHMDWTCPCPNVTVGEAPLIIMGEVDGGMAVLRPDSFVGASSTRRARKLREVMHKKTCDVLKDFPGLQ, encoded by the coding sequence ATGGATGTGAAGGGGAAGAAGGGCCCCGTGGGCATGCCCAAGGAGGCCACGTGCGACCACTTCATGTGTCTGCAGCAGGGCTCTGAATGTGACATCTGGGATGGCCAGCCAGTGTGCAAATGCAGAGATCGCTGTGAGAAGGAGCCCAGCTTTACCTGCGCCTCGGATGGCCTCACCTACTATAACCGCTGCTACATGGACGCTGAAGCCTGCTCCAAGGGCATCACGCTGGCTGTCGTCACCTGCCGCTATCACTTCACCTGGCCCAACACCAGCCCCTCACCCCCCGAGACCACTGTGCATCCCACCACGGCTCCTCCAGAGACCCCTGGGCTGGACGCCACGGCCCCAGCTCTGCTCAACCACCCTGCGCACCAGTCAGTCACTGTGGGTGAGACGGTGAGCTTTCTCTGTGATGTGGTGGGCCGACCCCGGCCTGAGATCACCTGGGAGAAACAGCTGGAGGACCGGGAGAACGTGGTCATGAGACCCAACCATGTGCGCGGCAACGTGGTGGTCACCAACATCGCCCAGCTGGTCATCTACAACGCCCAGCCCCAGGATGCTGGCATCTACACCTGCACAGCCCGCAACGCTGCTGGCGTCCTGCGCGCTGACTTCCCACTGTCGGTGGTCAGTGGGGGTCAGGCTTCAGCCACCGCAGAGAGTAGCCCCAACGGCACAGCCTTCCCCGCAGCTGAGTGCCTGAAACCCCCTGACAGCGACGATTGCGGTGAGGAGCAGACCCGCTGGTACTTCGACGCCCAAGCCAACAACTGCCTGACCTTCACCTTCGGCCATTGCCACCGCAACCGCAACCACTTTGAGACCTATGAGGCCTGCATGCTGGCCTGCATGAGTGGGTCGTTGGCCATGTGCAGCCTGCCTGCCTTGCAGGGGCCCTGCAAGGCCTATGTGCCCCGCTGGGCCTACAACAGCCAGACAGGCCAGTGCCAGTCCTTTGTCTATGGCGGCTGCGAGGGCAACGGCAACAACTTTGAGAGCCGCGAGGACTGCGAGGAGTCCTGCCCGTTCCCTCGGGGGAACCAGCGCTGCCGGGCCTGCAAGCCAAGGCAGAAGCTTGTCACCAGCTTCTGTCGGAGTGACTTTGTTATCTTGGGCCGAATCTCCGAGCTGACCGAGGAGCCCGATTCAGGCCGTGCCCTGGTGACTGTGGACGAGGTCCTAAAGGATGAGAAGATGGGCCTCAAGTTCCTGGGCCAGGAGCCGTTGGAGGTCACTCTGCTCCACATGGACTGGACCTGCCCCTGCCCCAACGTGACAGTGGGCGAGGCGCCGCTCATCATCATGGGCGAGGTGGACGGCGGCATGGCCGTGCTGCGGCCCGACAGCTTTGTGGGAGCCTCGAGCACCCGGCGGGCTCGGAAGCTGCGTGAGGTCATGCACAAGAAAACCTGCGATGTCCTCAAGGACTTCCCAGGCTTGCAGTGA